In a genomic window of Penaeus vannamei isolate JL-2024 chromosome 10, ASM4276789v1, whole genome shotgun sequence:
- the LOC138863040 gene encoding uncharacterized protein — protein MRTFSLALLVLLVAAVTMTNGTPIKKSQVSVFGSRQKRETNTDMPGSTDEDDGIDFDEPKDDGIVIMIEQVVGGPRAAEQTAETALGERRGSAKYEVGWKKIAKKKWKRMRLLNII, from the exons aTGAGGACTTTCTCATTAGCGCTTCTGGTGCTGTTGGTGGCAGCTGTCACAATGACG aATGGAACGCCGATCAAAAAGTCCCAAGTG AGTGTGTTCGGATCTCGCCAGAAGAGGGAAACGAACACAGACATGCCGGGAAGCACTGACGAGGATGATGGCATTGACTTCGACGAACCAAAAGATGATGGGATCGTCATCATG ATCGAGCAGGTGGTGGGCGGCCCCCGTGCTGCCGAACAAACAGCTGAGACTGCccttggagagagaagaggaagcgcCAAGTACGAAGTCGGATGGAAGAAAATagcgaagaagaaatggaagagaatgagattacttaatattatttaa